From a region of the Triticum aestivum cultivar Chinese Spring chromosome 7D, IWGSC CS RefSeq v2.1, whole genome shotgun sequence genome:
- the LOC123165531 gene encoding DNA-directed RNA polymerase III subunit RPC6-like: MPPRKRPLEPSSGMPAQPDVKPLISPASKSTSAPAPAPAPAPASAPEILPASILNNLPGPEREVYKRIYEAGNKGMWSQDIRYAMKLAAPTLTKLTRALVQRGILKEVTDVRHRGKKVFMDARIEPSPEITGGTWYHNGQLDTDAVAAVRRRCLDQIDRLGAATPDMVHKGVEREDPRAGYAIDQIRDILQTMALDRVLEECRSTGEGEFSAVRAGRVCYRRGGAPQGGMIEGIPCGVCPRIDECSPDGVISPTTCVYYKKWLQMDF; the protein is encoded by the coding sequence ATGCCGCCGCGGAAGCGCCCGCTGGAACCGTCCTCGGGCATGCCAGCCCAACCGGATGTCAAGCCCCTCATTTCTCCGGCCTCCAAATCCACCTCCGCCCCCGCCcctgcccccgcccccgcccccgcctccgccccGGAGATCCTGCCTGCCTCCATCCTCAACAACCTCCCGGGGCCGGAGCGGGAGGTCTACAAGCGCATCTACGAGGCGGGCAACAAGGGAATGTGGAGCCAGGACATCCGCTACGCGATGAAGCTGGCCGCCCCGACCCTCACCAAGCTCACCCGCGCCCTCGTCCAGCGGGGCATCCTCAAGGAGGTCACCGATGTCCGCCACCGCGGGAAGAAGGTCTTCATGGACGCCCGCATCGAGCCCTCCCCCGAGATCACCGGCGGAACCTGGTATCACAACGGCCAGCTCGATACCGACGCCGTGGCGGCCGTGCGCCGCAGGTGCCTCGACCAGATTGACAGGCTCGGCGCTGCCACCCCTGACATGGTCCACAAGGGCGTCGAGAGGGAAGACCCCAGGGCAGGGTACGCTATCGACCAGATCAGGGACATCCTGCAGACCATGGCGCTCGACAGGGTGCTGGAGGAGTGCAGGAGCACCGGGGAGGGGGAGTTCAGCGCTGTCAGAGCTGGGAGGGTGTGCTATCGGCGGGGTGGCGCGCCGCAGGGTGGCATGATAGAAGGGATTCCATGTGGGGTTTGTCCCAGGATCGACGAGTGCTCACCGGAtggggtcatctcgccaactactTGTGTCTACTACAAGAAATGGCTGCAGATGGACTTCTAG
- the LOC123168805 gene encoding DNA-directed RNA polymerase III subunit RPC6-like, whose protein sequence is MPPRKRPLEPSPGTPAQPDVKPVISPASKSTDDPASAPEVQPPAAILNNLKGPEREVYERIFAAGNKGMSSQDLRYALKLTAPTLNKLTRALVQRGILKEVTEVRPRGKKVFTDFSMEPSPEITGGTWYHNGQLDTDTVAAVRRRCLDQIDRLGAATPDMVHNVVEREDPSAGYAIDHVSTMAQ, encoded by the coding sequence ATGCCGCCGCGCAAGCGCCCGCTGGAACCTTCCCCGGGCACGCCAGCCCAACCGGACGTCAAGCCCGTCATATCTCCGGCTTCCAAATCCACCGACGACCCCGCCTCCGCACCGGAGGTTCAGCCCCCTGCCGCCATCCTGAACAACCTCAAGGGGCCGGAGCGGGAGGTCTACGAGCGCATCTTCGCGGCGGGCAACAAGGGCATGTCGAGCCAGGACCTCCGCTACGCGTTGAAGCTGACTGCCCCAACCCTCAACAAGCTCACCCGCGCCCTCGTCCAGCGGGGTATCCTCAAGGAGGTCACGGAAGTCCGGCCCCGCGGGAAGAAGGTCTTCACGGACTTCAGCATGGAGCCCTCTCCCGAGATCACCGGCGGAACCTGGTACCACAACGGCCAGCTCGACACCGACACCGTGGCGGCCGTGCGCCGCAGGTGCCTCGACCAGATTGACAGGCTCGGCGCCGCCACCCCGGACATGGTCCACAATGTCGTCGAGAGGGAAGACCCCAGCGCAGGGTACGCGATCGACCATGTGTCCACAATGGCGCAATAA
- the LOC123166183 gene encoding SPX domain-containing protein 1 → MKFGKSLSSQIVETLPEWRDKFLSYKDLKKRLKLIGLGADGEERQAKRARVSEPAGDGDETAAAAAAAMTPEEADFMRLLEAELDKFNSFFVEKEEEYIIRQKELQDRVARAAGMESREELLRVHKEIVDFHGEMVLLENYSALNYTGLVKILKKYDKRTGALIRLPFIQNVLLQPFFTTDLLYKLVKECEAMLDQLLPSNKPSVSIEEGKEDGNTADQPLNPSSSLANSRCIPELDEIEFMESMYMKSTVAALRALKEIRSKSSTVSAFSLPPLQGNNAPEEQERWTKISVIEQAAK, encoded by the exons ATGAAGTTCGGCAAGAGCCTGAGCAGCCAGATCGTGGAGACGCTGCCGGAGTGGCGCGACAAGTTCCTGTCCTACAAGGACCTCAAGAAGCGGCTTAAGCTCATCGGCCTCGGCGCCGACGGGGAGGAGCGGCAGGCCAAGCGGGCCCGCGTCTCGGAgccggccggggacggcgacgagacagcggcggcggcggccgcggcgatgACGCCTGAGGAGGCGGACTTCATGCGGCTCCTGGAGGCCGAGCTCGACAAGTTCAATTCTTTCTTCGTCGAGAAGGAGGAGGAGTACATCATCCGCCAGAAG GAGTTGCAGGACAGGGTGGCCAGGGCGGCCGGGATGGAGTCCAGGGAGGAGTTGCTGCGTGTGCACAAGGAGATCGTCGACTTCCATGGCGAGATGGTGCTGCTTGAGAATTACAGCGCCCTCAACTACACCG GGCTGGTGAAGATTCTCAAGAAGTATGACAAGAGAACTGGGGCTCTGATCCGTCTGCCTTTCATCCAAAACGTGTTGCTTCAGCCTTTCTTCACCACTGACCTCCTGTACAAGCTTGTGAAGGAGTGTGAGGCTATGCTTGACCAGCTCCTGCCATCAAACAAACCATCTGTATCAATTGAAGAGGGCAAAGAAGATGGCAACACTGCGGACCAGCCTCTGAACCCCAGTTCTTCCTTGGCTAACAGCAGATGTATTCCAGAGCTTGATGAGATTGAGTTCATGGAGAGCATGTACATGAAGAGCACGGTCGCGGCGCTTAGGGCTCTGAAAGAGATCCGAAGCAAAAGCTCGACAGTCAGTGCTTTCTCGTTGCCACCTCTTCAGGGAAACAATGCACCCGAAGAGCAGGAAAGGTGGACGAAGATATCTGTGATCGAGCAGGCTGCCAAATGA